The Panthera tigris isolate Pti1 chromosome F3, P.tigris_Pti1_mat1.1, whole genome shotgun sequence genome includes a window with the following:
- the DEDD gene encoding death effector domain-containing protein has translation MAGLKRRAGQVWPEERGEQEHGLYSLHRMFDIVGAHLTHRDVRVLSFLFVDVIDDHERGLIRNGRDFLLALERQGRCDESNFRQVLQLLRIITRHDLLPYVTLKRRRAVCPDLVDKYLEETSIRYVTPRALSDPEPRPPQSPKTVPPHYPVVCCPTSGPQMCSKRPARGRATLGSQRKRRKSVTPDPKEKQTCDIRLRVRAEYCQHETALQGNVFSNKQDPLERQFERFNQANTILKSRDLGSIICDIKFSELTYLDAFWRDYINGSLLEALKGVFITDSLKQAVGHEAIKLLVNVDEEDYELGRQKLLRNLMLQALP, from the exons ATGGCGGGCCTGAAGCGGCGGGCCGGCCAGGTGTGGCCCGAAGAGCGCGGCGAGCAGGAGCACGGGCTCTATAGCCTGCACCGCATGTTTGACATCGTGGGCGCCCACCTGACACACAGGGACGTGCGcgtcctttccttcctctttgtcGATGTCATCGATGACCACGAGCGTGGCCTCATCCGAAACGGACGTGACTTCTTGCTGGCGTTGGAGCGCCAGGGCCGCTGCGATGAGAGTAACTTCCGCCAGGTGCTGCAGCTGCTGCGTATCATCACTCGCCACGACCTGCTGCCCTACGTCACCCTCAAGAGGAGACGGGCCG TGTGCCCCGATCTTGTAGACAAGTATCTGGAGGAGACGTCAATTCGCTACGTGACCCCCAGAGCCCTCAGCGATCCAGAACCGAGGCCTCCCCAATCCCCTAAAACAG TGCCTCCCCACTATCCTGTGGTGTGctgccccacgtcgggccctcaGATGTGTAGCAAGCGGCCAGCTCGAGGGAGAGCCACACTCGGGAGCCAGCGAAAACGCCGGAAGTCAGTAACACCAGATCCCAAGGAAAAGCAGACATGTG ACATCAGACTGCGGGTTCGGGCCGAATACTGCCAGCACGAGACCGCCCTGCAAGGCAACGTGTTCTCGAACAAGCAGGACCCACTGGAGCGGCAGTTCGAGCGCTTCAACCAGGCCAACACCATCCTCAAGTCCCGGGACCTGGGCTCCATCATCTGCGACATCAAGTTCTCCGAGCTCACCTACCTCGACGCCTTCTGGCGCGACTACATCAACGGCTCGCTACTAGAGGCGCTCAAAGGTGTCTTTATCACAGACTCCCTCAAGCAGGCTGTGGGCCACGAAGCCATCAAGCTGCTGGTGAATGTGGACGAGGAGGACTACGAGCTGGGCCGGCAGAAACTGCTGAGGAACTTGATGCTGCAGGCACTGCCCTGA
- the NIT1 gene encoding deaminated glutathione amidase isoform X1 — protein sequence MVLAVSPCRTYRLPRRPRLGFIIRPPHQLLSLLLCPGLRIPRPSVLCAQPRPRAMAIFSSSWELPLVAVCQVTSTPDKQQNFKTCAELVREAARLGACLAFLPEAFDFVARDPAETLRLSETLGGNLLGEYTQLARECGLWLSLGGFHERGQDWEQTQKIYNCHVLLDNKGSVVATYRKTHLCDVEIPGQGPMRESNSTIPGPSLESPVSTPAGKVGLAICYDMRFPELSLALAQAGAEILTYPSAFGSVTGPAHWEVLLRARAIETQCYVVAAAQCGRHHEKRASYGHSMVVDPWGTVVARCSEGPGLCLARIDLRYLRQLRQQLPVFRHRRPDLYGSLGHPRS from the exons ATGGTTTTGGCTGTGTCTCCATGTAGGACCTACCGTCTGCCCCGCCGGCCGCG GCTGGGCTTCATCATCAGGCCTCCTCACCAGCTCCTGTCCCTTCTTTTGTGTCCTGGACTCCGGATCCCTCGACCGTCAGTACTTTGTGCACAGCCCAG GCCCAGAGCCATGGccatcttctcttcttcctgggaaCTACCGCTGGTGGCTGTGTGCCAGGTAACCTCAACCCCAGACAAGCAGCAGAACTTTAAAACATGCGCAGAGCTTGTTCGAGAGGCTGCCAGACTGGGTGCTTGCCTGGCTTTCCTGCCGGAGGCATTTGACTTCGTTGCGAGGGACCCTGCAGAGACGCTCCGCCTGTCAGAGACACTGGGTGGGAACCTTTTAGGAGAATATACCCAGCTTGCCAG ggaaTGTGGACTCTGGCTGTCCTTGGGTGGTTTCCACGAGCGAGGCCAGGACTGGGAACAGACTCAGAAAATCTACAATTGTCATGTGCTTCTGGACAACAAGG GGTCAGTAGTGGCCACTTACAGGAAGACCCATCTGTGTGACGTGGAGATTCCAGGGCAGGGGCCTATGCGTGAGAGCAACTCTACCATCCCGGGGCCCAGTCTCGAGTCTCCTGTCAGCACACCAGCAGGCAAG GTTGGTCTAGCGATCTGCTACGATATGCGCTTTCCTGAACTCTCTCTGGCATTGGCTCAGGCTGGAGCAGAAATACTTACCTACCCTTCAGCTTTCGGATCTGTTACGGGCCCAGCCCACTGGGAG GTGTTGCTGCGGGCCCGTGCCATTGAAACCCAGTGCTACGTCGTGGCAGCAGCACAGTGTGGACGCCACCACGAGAAGAGAGCAAGTTATGGCCACAGCATGGTGGTGGATCCCTGGGGGACAGTGGTGGCCCGCTGCTCTGAAGGACCGGGCCTCTGCCTTGCCCGAATCGACCTCCGTTATCTGCGACAGCTGCGCCAACAGCTGCCTGTGTTCCGGCACCGCAGGCCGGACCTCTACGGCAGTCTGGGCCACCCACGGTCTTAA
- the NIT1 gene encoding deaminated glutathione amidase isoform X3, translated as MAIFSSSWELPLVAVCQVTSTPDKQQNFKTCAELVREAARLGACLAFLPEAFDFVARDPAETLRLSETLGGNLLGEYTQLARECGLWLSLGGFHERGQDWEQTQKIYNCHVLLDNKGSVVATYRKTHLCDVEIPGQGPMRESNSTIPGPSLESPVSTPAGKVGLAICYDMRFPELSLALAQAGAEILTYPSAFGSVTGPAHWEVLLRARAIETQCYVVAAAQCGRHHEKRASYGHSMVVDPWGTVVARCSEGPGLCLARIDLRYLRQLRQQLPVFRHRRPDLYGSLGHPRS; from the exons ATGGccatcttctcttcttcctgggaaCTACCGCTGGTGGCTGTGTGCCAGGTAACCTCAACCCCAGACAAGCAGCAGAACTTTAAAACATGCGCAGAGCTTGTTCGAGAGGCTGCCAGACTGGGTGCTTGCCTGGCTTTCCTGCCGGAGGCATTTGACTTCGTTGCGAGGGACCCTGCAGAGACGCTCCGCCTGTCAGAGACACTGGGTGGGAACCTTTTAGGAGAATATACCCAGCTTGCCAG ggaaTGTGGACTCTGGCTGTCCTTGGGTGGTTTCCACGAGCGAGGCCAGGACTGGGAACAGACTCAGAAAATCTACAATTGTCATGTGCTTCTGGACAACAAGG GGTCAGTAGTGGCCACTTACAGGAAGACCCATCTGTGTGACGTGGAGATTCCAGGGCAGGGGCCTATGCGTGAGAGCAACTCTACCATCCCGGGGCCCAGTCTCGAGTCTCCTGTCAGCACACCAGCAGGCAAG GTTGGTCTAGCGATCTGCTACGATATGCGCTTTCCTGAACTCTCTCTGGCATTGGCTCAGGCTGGAGCAGAAATACTTACCTACCCTTCAGCTTTCGGATCTGTTACGGGCCCAGCCCACTGGGAG GTGTTGCTGCGGGCCCGTGCCATTGAAACCCAGTGCTACGTCGTGGCAGCAGCACAGTGTGGACGCCACCACGAGAAGAGAGCAAGTTATGGCCACAGCATGGTGGTGGATCCCTGGGGGACAGTGGTGGCCCGCTGCTCTGAAGGACCGGGCCTCTGCCTTGCCCGAATCGACCTCCGTTATCTGCGACAGCTGCGCCAACAGCTGCCTGTGTTCCGGCACCGCAGGCCGGACCTCTACGGCAGTCTGGGCCACCCACGGTCTTAA
- the NIT1 gene encoding deaminated glutathione amidase isoform X2 has translation MLGFIIRPPHQLLSLLLCPGLRIPRPSVLCAQPRPRAMAIFSSSWELPLVAVCQVTSTPDKQQNFKTCAELVREAARLGACLAFLPEAFDFVARDPAETLRLSETLGGNLLGEYTQLARECGLWLSLGGFHERGQDWEQTQKIYNCHVLLDNKGSVVATYRKTHLCDVEIPGQGPMRESNSTIPGPSLESPVSTPAGKVGLAICYDMRFPELSLALAQAGAEILTYPSAFGSVTGPAHWEVLLRARAIETQCYVVAAAQCGRHHEKRASYGHSMVVDPWGTVVARCSEGPGLCLARIDLRYLRQLRQQLPVFRHRRPDLYGSLGHPRS, from the exons AT GCTGGGCTTCATCATCAGGCCTCCTCACCAGCTCCTGTCCCTTCTTTTGTGTCCTGGACTCCGGATCCCTCGACCGTCAGTACTTTGTGCACAGCCCAG GCCCAGAGCCATGGccatcttctcttcttcctgggaaCTACCGCTGGTGGCTGTGTGCCAGGTAACCTCAACCCCAGACAAGCAGCAGAACTTTAAAACATGCGCAGAGCTTGTTCGAGAGGCTGCCAGACTGGGTGCTTGCCTGGCTTTCCTGCCGGAGGCATTTGACTTCGTTGCGAGGGACCCTGCAGAGACGCTCCGCCTGTCAGAGACACTGGGTGGGAACCTTTTAGGAGAATATACCCAGCTTGCCAG ggaaTGTGGACTCTGGCTGTCCTTGGGTGGTTTCCACGAGCGAGGCCAGGACTGGGAACAGACTCAGAAAATCTACAATTGTCATGTGCTTCTGGACAACAAGG GGTCAGTAGTGGCCACTTACAGGAAGACCCATCTGTGTGACGTGGAGATTCCAGGGCAGGGGCCTATGCGTGAGAGCAACTCTACCATCCCGGGGCCCAGTCTCGAGTCTCCTGTCAGCACACCAGCAGGCAAG GTTGGTCTAGCGATCTGCTACGATATGCGCTTTCCTGAACTCTCTCTGGCATTGGCTCAGGCTGGAGCAGAAATACTTACCTACCCTTCAGCTTTCGGATCTGTTACGGGCCCAGCCCACTGGGAG GTGTTGCTGCGGGCCCGTGCCATTGAAACCCAGTGCTACGTCGTGGCAGCAGCACAGTGTGGACGCCACCACGAGAAGAGAGCAAGTTATGGCCACAGCATGGTGGTGGATCCCTGGGGGACAGTGGTGGCCCGCTGCTCTGAAGGACCGGGCCTCTGCCTTGCCCGAATCGACCTCCGTTATCTGCGACAGCTGCGCCAACAGCTGCCTGTGTTCCGGCACCGCAGGCCGGACCTCTACGGCAGTCTGGGCCACCCACGGTCTTAA
- the PFDN2 gene encoding prefoldin subunit 2 codes for MAESSGRAGKSSGSGAGKGAVSAEQVIAGFNRLRQEQRGLASKAAELEMELNEHSLVIDTLKEVDEARKCYRMVGGVLVERTVKEVLPALESNKEQIQKIIETLTQQLQAKGRELNEFREKHNIRLMGEDDKPAAKENSDGAGAKSTSAGVLVS; via the exons ATGGCGGAGAGCAGCGGTCGCGCCGGCAAGAGCAGCGGCAGCGGCGCGGGGAAAGGGGCGGTGTCGGCAGAGCAG GTCATTGCTGGCTTCAACCGCCTTCGACAGGAACAGCGGGGTCTGGCGTCCAAGGCAGCCGAGCTAGAGATGGAGTTGAATGAGCACAG cctggtGATAGACACCCTGAAGGAGGTGGACGAAGCCCGCAAGTGCTACCGCATGGTGGGAGGCGTGCTGGTGGAGCGGACGGTCAAGGAGGTGTTGCCGGCCCTGGAGAGCAACAAGGAGCAG ATACAGAAGATCATTGAGACACTTACACAGCAGCttcaggcaaagggaagagaattaaatgagttccGGGAAAAGCACAACATTCGTCTCATGGGGGAAGATGACAAGCCGGCAGCCAAGGAAAACTCCGACGGGGCTGGGGCCAAGTCCACCTCAGCCGGAGTGTTGGTCTCCTAG
- the KLHDC9 gene encoding LOW QUALITY PROTEIN: kelch domain-containing protein 9 (The sequence of the model RefSeq protein was modified relative to this genomic sequence to represent the inferred CDS: inserted 1 base in 1 codon) encodes MALAGPPGGSGWTWRPVARDALLARAFHSCTELRGRFYLVGGLPAGGAAEPSGDTVVFDPAGGQAVRLGARGGPRRSHHDAAPVGGRWLCVVGGWDGSRRVATVAALDTERGAWEAWSAAPGSXPPAGLSSHTCTRVSDRELRVAGREGGTRTQRRYGSVYTLRLDPGARTYSYKEEGCHTASRSGHCAALLQTPGPRPGHQLLLFGGCNSAEPEVAGHWSHGKLGEEPPAAPRLREQLARLVSTGQGSRQGPRGLRHHSCSVVGPFAVLFGGETLTRARDTICNDLYIYDTRRSPPSWFHFPCADQGLKRVGHRTCLWNDQLYLVGGFGEDGRTPSAQVCILDLFI; translated from the exons atgGCGCTGGCGGGGCCCCCGGGGGGCTCGGGCTGGACCTGGCGGCCGGTGGCCCGGGACGCGCTCCTGGCGCGGGCCTTCCATTCCTGCACTGAGCTGCGGGGACGCTTCTACCTGGTGGGGGGCCTCCCGGCCGGAGGGGCGGCGGAGCCGAGCGGCGACACGGTGGTCTTCGACCCGGCGGGGGGCCAGGCCGTACGGCTGGGGGCCCGGGGCGGCCCGCGGCGCAGCCACCACGACGCGGCGCCGGTGGGCGGGCGCTGGCTCTGCGTGGTGGGCGGCTGGGACGGGTCGCGCCGCGTGGCCACCGTAGCCGCGCTGGACACGGAGCGCGGAGCGTGGGAGGCGTGGAGCGCGGCCCCCGGCA CGCCCCCCGCCGGCCTCAGCAGCCACACCTGTACCCGCGTCTCCGACCGCGAGCTGCGGGTGGCGGGCCGGGAGGGCGGGACCCGCACCCAGCGTCGCTACGGCAGCGTCTACACGCTACGGCTGGACCCCGGCGCCCGCACCTACAG CTATAAGGAAGAGGGCTGTCACACAGCCTCACGCTCGGGTCACTGCGCTGCCCTGCTCCAAACTCCCGGGCCCCGCCCAGGCCACCAGCTCCTGCTCTTTGGGGGCTGCAACTCGGCTGAACCAGAAGTAGCCGGGCACTGGAGTCACGGGAAGCTTGGG GAGGAACCACCTGCTGCCCCCCGTCTGAGGGAGCAGCTTGCCAGGCTTGTGAGCACTGGGCAGGGGTCCCGGCAGGGGCCCCGGGGCCTGCGGCATCACTCGTGTTCCGTGGTGGGGCCCTTTGCCGTGCTGTTTGGCGGAGAAACTCTGACCAGAGCCAGAGACACCATCTGCAATGACCTGTACATCTATGACACCC GCAGGTCCCCTCCTTCCTGGTTCCACTTCCCCTGCGCAGACCAAGGGCTGAAGCGCGTGGGCCATCGCACCTGCCTTTGGAATGACCAGCTTTACCTGGTTGGGGGTTTCGGTGAGGATGGCAGGACGCCTAGTGCACAGGTTTGCATCCTGGACCTTTTTATCTAA